A genomic window from Micrococcales bacterium includes:
- the ybaK gene encoding Cys-tRNA(Pro) deacylase, whose amino-acid sequence MVLTKRPSGTPALIALQEAGVDYKLRRFEADRLARRSFGVKSARALGVDPKRVFKTLMATTPKGLVCAVVPVSGSLDLRALAQAVGTKRATMAEVAAAERATGYIVGGISPIGQRNQHTTVIDVSACEYPTILVSAGARAMDIEVSADDLARLTGATFASIGRE is encoded by the coding sequence TTGGTTCTGACCAAACGTCCAAGTGGCACCCCAGCCCTAATAGCCCTACAGGAAGCCGGCGTTGACTACAAGCTGCGCCGCTTTGAAGCCGACCGCCTCGCCAGACGCAGTTTTGGAGTCAAAAGTGCCAGAGCCTTGGGCGTCGATCCAAAACGCGTATTCAAGACCTTAATGGCCACCACTCCCAAGGGCTTGGTCTGCGCGGTTGTGCCAGTTAGCGGTTCGCTTGACCTAAGAGCCTTGGCTCAAGCCGTTGGCACAAAACGCGCCACTATGGCTGAAGTGGCCGCGGCCGAGCGCGCCACCGGATACATCGTTGGTGGCATTTCGCCAATTGGCCAGCGTAATCAACACACCACGGTAATTGACGTTTCGGCCTGCGAATACCCAACCATCTTGGTCTCAGCTGGTGCCCGCGCCATGGATATCGAAGTCTCGGCCGATGATCTAGCCCGGCTGACCGGCGCCACATTTGCCTCGATTGGTCGCGAATAG
- a CDS encoding glutamine--tRNA ligase/YqeY domain fusion protein, translated as MTEPAKPEASDFVADSIRAEIANGSHNGRVQTRFPPEPNGYLHIGHAKAIVSDFSVAEQFDGICNVRFDDTNPDTEEAAYAESILRDIAWLGYQPHQVLHASDYFDQLYLWAESLIERGLAYVDQQDAQAISAGRGGFGQPGVDSPYRERPPTESLELFRQMRAGQFPDGAKVLRAKIDMQADNMQLRDPVMYRIRRGHHFRTGDKWCIYPTYDWAHGQSDAIEGVTHSICTLEFEDHRPLYDWFLSHLTLPHDQPRQFEFARLELTHTVTSKRRLAQLVDQGKVSGWDDPRMPTLSGLRRRGYPPAAIRRFCSAIGTSKTNSRHAIEQLEWFIREELNRTALRRMVVLRPIRLVIDNWPKGPDGRGLVEHFEIPNNPENPADAARQVAFSGQLYIEAEDFAEDPPPKFFRLAPGREVRLRGAYFVTATSAVKDAAGNVVEVHATYDPATRGGSAPDGRRVKSTMHWVSVGHAVPVEARCYDHLFAAQVPGDKTGDVLDDFNPDSVEILTSCQAEAALDQVEPGQVVQFERLGYFAADPDSPRLFHRTVGLRDEWAKIQKRQASS; from the coding sequence ATGACCGAGCCGGCAAAACCCGAGGCCAGCGACTTTGTAGCTGATTCGATTCGGGCCGAAATAGCCAACGGCTCACATAACGGCCGCGTCCAGACTCGATTCCCGCCCGAGCCCAATGGCTACCTGCACATTGGCCACGCCAAGGCCATTGTCAGCGACTTTTCTGTGGCCGAACAGTTCGACGGCATCTGCAATGTCCGCTTTGACGACACCAACCCGGACACTGAAGAGGCCGCCTACGCCGAATCGATTTTGCGGGACATCGCCTGGTTGGGTTACCAGCCGCATCAGGTGCTGCACGCCTCGGACTATTTTGATCAGCTCTACCTCTGGGCCGAATCACTGATCGAACGTGGCCTGGCATACGTTGACCAGCAAGACGCCCAAGCCATTTCCGCCGGCCGTGGCGGTTTTGGCCAGCCGGGGGTGGACAGTCCCTACCGCGAGCGGCCACCAACGGAATCACTCGAGCTGTTCCGCCAAATGAGAGCCGGGCAATTCCCCGATGGCGCCAAGGTCCTGCGCGCCAAAATCGACATGCAGGCAGACAATATGCAGCTGCGCGACCCGGTTATGTACCGGATTCGCCGCGGCCACCATTTCCGCACCGGTGATAAGTGGTGCATCTACCCGACCTACGATTGGGCCCACGGCCAATCCGATGCCATAGAAGGGGTGACCCATTCGATCTGCACGCTTGAGTTCGAGGACCACCGGCCGCTTTACGACTGGTTCTTGAGCCATTTGACCTTGCCACACGACCAGCCCAGGCAGTTCGAGTTTGCCCGGCTGGAGCTGACCCACACCGTCACTTCGAAGCGGCGGCTAGCCCAGCTGGTCGATCAGGGCAAGGTCAGCGGTTGGGACGACCCACGTATGCCTACCCTGTCTGGCCTGCGCCGACGCGGTTACCCGCCAGCCGCCATACGGCGCTTTTGCAGCGCCATCGGCACGTCAAAAACCAACTCTCGCCACGCCATCGAACAGCTGGAATGGTTCATCCGCGAGGAATTGAACCGGACGGCGCTGCGCCGCATGGTGGTGCTGCGCCCAATCCGGCTGGTGATCGACAACTGGCCCAAAGGCCCCGACGGGCGTGGGTTGGTAGAGCATTTCGAAATCCCCAACAACCCTGAAAACCCGGCCGATGCCGCCCGCCAAGTCGCCTTTTCAGGCCAGCTTTACATCGAAGCGGAGGATTTCGCCGAGGATCCGCCGCCCAAGTTCTTCCGCCTTGCTCCCGGCCGCGAAGTTAGGCTGCGCGGCGCCTACTTTGTCACCGCGACATCGGCGGTCAAGGACGCCGCCGGCAATGTGGTCGAGGTCCACGCGACTTACGATCCAGCCACCCGCGGCGGCTCGGCCCCAGATGGGCGCAGGGTCAAATCGACTATGCACTGGGTTTCGGTTGGCCACGCCGTGCCGGTCGAGGCCCGATGCTACGACCACCTTTTCGCCGCCCAGGTCCCGGGCGACAAAACCGGCGATGTACTCGATGATTTCAACCCTGATTCGGTCGAGATTCTGACCAGCTGCCAGGCCGAAGCGGCCCTGGACCAGGTCGAACCAGGCCAAGTGGTCCAATTCGAACGGCTCGGTTACTTCGCCGCTGACCCCGACTCCCCCAGGCTGTTTCACCGCACCGTCGGTCTGCGCGACGAATGGGCCAAGATCCAAAAACGCCAAGCCTCAAGCTAG
- a CDS encoding MATE family efflux transporter, producing MNDDATQERAIGRRVVALAVPALGALVAEPLFVLVDSAIVGHLGKDALAGLALAGTVLNTVVYLCVFLAYATTAKVARLFGAGDIGGSARLGLDGIWLGFGLGLILMVTGFATAGPTLRALGAEGPVLEAALAYLTWSLPGLPAMLVVLAAVGVLRGWQNIKATMAVAVAGAAGNALLSYLLTWPLGLGIRGSALATVLTQYAMAAVLAWLVIKMALAHQVGLPPKLAGLWGSIKAGAPLLARTVCLRAAILLTVWTATALGPVALGGHQIVNSLWALGALIVDALAIAAQTLVGAALGAGSGRQLAQVSRAVTRLGWVAGAGVGLLIAALAPFLPKLMTTDPSVRWAATVGLWVCAVAMPIGAYAFILDGILMGAADGVYLAFGMLLALTLYTPLIMAIRAWAPSGAAGLAWLWVALGGFYMALRCAFYAPRVRYLLRRAAAA from the coding sequence ATGAATGACGACGCCACGCAAGAGCGCGCCATCGGGCGGCGGGTTGTCGCCCTGGCGGTGCCAGCGCTAGGCGCCCTGGTGGCCGAACCGCTGTTCGTGCTGGTCGACAGCGCCATTGTGGGGCACCTGGGCAAGGACGCGCTGGCTGGACTGGCGCTGGCGGGCACCGTGCTGAACACGGTGGTTTATCTCTGTGTTTTCCTGGCCTATGCCACCACGGCCAAAGTGGCCCGGCTCTTTGGCGCCGGGGACATTGGCGGTTCGGCCCGGCTTGGACTGGACGGAATCTGGCTCGGTTTTGGCTTGGGGCTGATCTTGATGGTGACCGGCTTTGCCACGGCCGGGCCAACCCTGCGGGCATTGGGCGCCGAAGGTCCGGTGCTCGAAGCGGCCTTGGCCTATTTGACCTGGTCGTTACCCGGTCTGCCGGCCATGTTGGTGGTATTGGCGGCGGTCGGGGTGTTGCGCGGTTGGCAGAACATCAAAGCCACTATGGCGGTGGCAGTGGCCGGCGCTGCCGGCAACGCCCTGCTCAGCTACCTGCTGACCTGGCCGTTGGGCCTGGGGATTAGGGGTTCGGCCCTGGCAACTGTCCTCACCCAGTACGCCATGGCGGCGGTGTTGGCCTGGCTGGTCATCAAAATGGCGCTGGCGCATCAGGTCGGCTTGCCACCAAAGCTGGCCGGCTTGTGGGGTTCGATCAAGGCCGGCGCACCGCTGTTGGCGCGCACGGTCTGCCTGCGGGCCGCCATTTTGCTGACCGTCTGGACGGCCACGGCCTTGGGGCCCGTCGCCCTGGGTGGCCACCAGATCGTCAACTCTCTTTGGGCGCTGGGGGCCCTGATAGTTGATGCCCTGGCCATCGCCGCCCAGACGCTGGTTGGGGCCGCCCTTGGGGCCGGCTCCGGTAGGCAATTGGCCCAGGTCAGCCGGGCCGTGACCCGGCTCGGCTGGGTGGCCGGAGCGGGCGTTGGATTGCTGATCGCGGCGCTGGCGCCGTTCTTGCCCAAGTTGATGACAACTGATCCGTCGGTGCGTTGGGCTGCGACGGTTGGCCTGTGGGTTTGCGCCGTGGCCATGCCGATTGGCGCCTACGCTTTCATTCTTGACGGCATTTTGATGGGCGCGGCCGATGGCGTTTACCTGGCCTTTGGCATGTTGCTGGCCCTGACGTTGTACACCCCGTTGATCATGGCGATCAGAGCTTGGGCGCCCAGCGGGGCGGCCGGGCTGGCCTGGTTATGGGTGGCCTTGGGTGGTTTCTACATGGCGCTGCGTTGCGCTTTCTACGCCCCGCGTGTCCGCTATCTCTTGCGCCGTGCCGCCGCCGCGTAG
- a CDS encoding lipoate--protein ligase family protein yields MSASNFGQYKAPGGKLVSVSLIVAAGGSTIDRLVVAGDFFLEPDEALGRIEGALVGADLTESAASLAKRIEAALDPDDALIGFDARSVAVAVRRALGQSSTWADHQFTLIEDGPRPPLMHMALDQVYAEELAAGRRGPTLRFWQWGANAVIIGSYQSRSNEVDLAGAERHSVEVVRRVSGGGAMFVEPGNTITYSLVVPTSLVDGMSLVDSYAFLDAWCLGALRSLGINATYQPINDIASPGGKIAGAAQKRFANGAVLHHVTMAYDIDAAKMMEVLRIGREKVSDKGTKSAAKRVDPLRSQTGLARADVIDAFTSHFDQLHGLERSAPTAAELARAAELVETKFGTEQWLNRVP; encoded by the coding sequence ATGAGCGCTTCGAACTTTGGGCAGTACAAGGCTCCCGGCGGCAAACTGGTTTCAGTCAGCCTGATTGTGGCGGCTGGCGGCTCGACCATCGACCGGCTGGTGGTGGCTGGGGACTTCTTTCTTGAGCCCGACGAGGCCTTGGGGCGGATCGAAGGCGCCCTGGTGGGTGCTGATCTGACCGAATCCGCTGCGTCGTTGGCCAAACGGATCGAAGCCGCCCTAGACCCGGACGATGCGCTGATCGGTTTCGATGCCCGGTCGGTGGCCGTGGCTGTGCGGCGTGCCCTGGGCCAGTCCTCGACCTGGGCGGACCACCAGTTCACCCTGATCGAGGACGGGCCGCGCCCACCGTTGATGCATATGGCCTTGGACCAGGTCTACGCCGAAGAATTGGCGGCCGGGCGGCGAGGTCCAACCCTGCGCTTTTGGCAATGGGGTGCCAACGCCGTCATCATTGGTTCCTACCAGTCTCGGTCAAACGAGGTTGACCTGGCCGGGGCCGAGCGGCATTCGGTTGAGGTGGTGCGCCGGGTTTCCGGCGGGGGAGCGATGTTCGTAGAACCTGGCAACACCATCACCTATTCGCTGGTGGTGCCCACGTCCTTGGTTGACGGCATGAGTCTGGTCGATTCCTACGCCTTTTTGGATGCCTGGTGCCTGGGGGCGCTGCGATCACTGGGCATCAACGCCACCTACCAGCCCATCAACGACATTGCCTCACCGGGTGGCAAAATCGCTGGTGCGGCCCAAAAACGCTTCGCCAATGGCGCTGTGCTGCACCACGTCACCATGGCCTACGACATCGACGCCGCCAAGATGATGGAAGTGCTGCGCATTGGCCGGGAAAAGGTCTCTGACAAGGGCACCAAATCGGCCGCCAAACGGGTCGACCCGCTGCGCTCGCAAACCGGTCTGGCGCGCGCCGATGTCATTGATGCGTTCACTAGCCACTTTGACCAGCTGCACGGGCTGGAGCGTTCGGCCCCCACCGCGGCCGAGCTGGCCCGCGCGGCCGAGCTAGTCGAAACCAAGTTCGGCACCGAACAGTGGCTCAACCGCGTGCCGTGA
- the cimA gene encoding citramalate synthase translates to MSQFHVYDTTLRDGAQQEGMNLSVADKLEIAALVDRLGVGYIEGGWPGAIPKDTEFFARANKELRLANAQMAAFGATRKAGGTAASDPQVRALLEAETPVVTLVAKSDIRHVERALKTTPEENLAMITDTVTYLKAQDRTVFLDCEHYFDGYRFDPDYALACVDAATQAGADVVVLCDTNGGMLPPWISQVVAATGANSGAKLGIHCHNDTGCAVANSLAAVEAGAMHVQGTINGYGERTGNANLAAVIPNLILKTGVDAIGQAKLTELTGISNAVSEITNIAPQARAPYVGYSAFAHKAGLHASAIRVDPDMYQHCDPQLVGNDMRMLVTEMAGRASVELKGRELGFELAGNNEVLTQVTNQVKDLEARGYTFDAADASFELLLRRALGLLPSYFAVESWRTISEAAGAIGVPPDAGSRASAAGVSEATVKLHAGDRRIVATGEGNGPVNALDAALRLALIEVYPELAGIELVDYKVRILDTSRGTDAVTRVLIESTDGSRVWRTVGVGPNIIEASWEALTDSVVYGLVQSGVEVR, encoded by the coding sequence ATGAGCCAGTTCCACGTCTACGACACCACTTTGCGCGACGGCGCCCAGCAAGAAGGGATGAATTTGTCCGTGGCGGACAAACTCGAGATTGCCGCGCTGGTTGACCGCTTGGGCGTGGGTTACATCGAGGGCGGCTGGCCCGGCGCCATTCCCAAGGACACTGAGTTCTTTGCCCGGGCCAACAAAGAACTGCGCTTGGCCAACGCCCAAATGGCGGCTTTTGGCGCCACCCGTAAGGCCGGCGGCACCGCCGCCTCAGACCCACAGGTCAGGGCCCTACTTGAAGCCGAGACCCCGGTTGTCACGCTGGTAGCCAAGTCAGATATCCGCCACGTTGAGCGGGCCCTGAAGACCACGCCAGAAGAGAACCTGGCCATGATCACCGACACGGTGACCTACCTCAAGGCCCAGGACCGGACGGTTTTCCTGGACTGCGAGCACTACTTTGACGGCTACCGTTTTGACCCGGACTACGCCCTGGCCTGCGTCGACGCGGCCACCCAGGCCGGCGCCGATGTAGTGGTGTTATGTGACACCAATGGTGGCATGTTGCCGCCCTGGATCAGTCAGGTGGTGGCCGCCACCGGCGCCAATTCCGGCGCCAAGCTGGGCATTCACTGTCACAATGACACTGGCTGCGCTGTCGCCAACTCACTAGCGGCCGTTGAGGCCGGCGCCATGCACGTCCAGGGCACCATCAACGGCTACGGTGAGCGGACCGGCAACGCCAACCTGGCCGCGGTCATACCCAACTTGATCTTGAAAACCGGGGTAGACGCCATCGGGCAAGCCAAGCTGACGGAGCTGACCGGCATCTCCAATGCTGTCTCCGAAATCACCAACATCGCACCGCAGGCCAGGGCGCCCTATGTGGGCTATTCGGCCTTCGCTCACAAGGCCGGGCTGCACGCCTCGGCCATCCGAGTGGACCCGGATATGTACCAGCATTGCGATCCGCAGCTGGTCGGCAACGATATGCGCATGCTGGTCACCGAAATGGCCGGGCGGGCCTCGGTTGAGCTCAAGGGCCGCGAGCTGGGTTTCGAACTGGCCGGCAACAACGAGGTCCTGACCCAGGTGACCAACCAGGTCAAGGACCTAGAAGCGCGCGGATACACCTTCGACGCGGCCGACGCCTCCTTCGAACTGCTGCTGCGCCGCGCCCTGGGGTTGCTGCCCAGCTATTTCGCGGTCGAGTCGTGGCGGACCATTTCTGAGGCCGCTGGCGCCATCGGTGTGCCGCCCGATGCCGGCTCCCGCGCTTCGGCCGCAGGCGTCAGCGAGGCCACGGTCAAGTTGCATGCCGGGGATAGGCGGATTGTTGCCACCGGCGAAGGCAACGGCCCAGTCAACGCTTTAGATGCGGCCCTGAGGTTGGCCCTGATTGAGGTCTACCCGGAGCTGGCCGGGATCGAGCTGGTTGACTACAAGGTCAGGATTCTGGACACCTCTCGCGGCACCGATGCGGTCACCCGGGTTTTGATCGAATCAACTGACGGCAGCCGGGTTTGGCGGACGGTGGGGGTGGGCCCCAACATCATCGAAGCCTCTTGGGAGGCCTTGACCGACTCGGTGGTCTATGGCCTGGTCCAAAGCGGGGTCGAGGTACGCTAA
- a CDS encoding signal peptidase I gives MSSNNDLARPAPKGGFWRGAIAVIGTVLLVLLCALAVTVVAVPAATGGQALAVLSGSMEPTLKPGDLLIVSGVNDPDKLKVGDIVTFLPEPDDPSLITHRIIGYGDGKDGSYFVTRGDNNGADDPPVYPKQIRGKLLFKLPKLGYLTNWAGGEKRTAVVLFGVALIGYGAWQFFGRRQDSRGDRLDDQATPTGADPTNANDQGPGDAAASPGQARPQANAEQEAPVLVGQGPPAAPAEHAGPRHRAGGDY, from the coding sequence GTGTCCAGCAACAACGACCTGGCCAGACCCGCCCCAAAGGGCGGGTTCTGGCGTGGTGCCATCGCCGTGATCGGCACAGTGTTGCTGGTATTGCTGTGTGCTCTTGCCGTCACGGTGGTCGCCGTTCCGGCGGCCACCGGCGGCCAGGCCCTGGCGGTTTTGTCTGGTTCCATGGAACCGACCCTCAAGCCGGGTGATCTATTGATTGTCAGCGGCGTTAATGACCCCGACAAGCTGAAGGTGGGCGACATTGTCACCTTCTTGCCAGAGCCTGACGATCCGAGCCTGATCACTCACCGGATCATTGGCTATGGTGACGGCAAAGACGGCAGCTACTTCGTCACCAGGGGGGACAATAACGGGGCTGATGACCCGCCAGTTTACCCAAAACAGATTCGCGGCAAGTTGCTTTTCAAACTGCCCAAACTGGGCTATTTGACCAACTGGGCCGGCGGCGAGAAACGAACCGCCGTGGTCCTGTTTGGCGTTGCCCTAATTGGATATGGCGCCTGGCAATTCTTTGGCCGCCGTCAGGACAGCCGCGGTGACCGTCTTGATGACCAGGCAACACCAACTGGTGCGGACCCAACCAACGCCAATGACCAGGGCCCTGGCGATGCTGCCGCTTCGCCGGGTCAGGCCCGGCCTCAAGCCAATGCCGAACAAGAGGCACCGGTTTTGGTTGGTCAAGGGCCTCCGGCCGCCCCCGCGGAACACGCTGGCCCGCGCCATCGAGCCGGAGGAGACTACTGA
- a CDS encoding SipW-dependent-type signal peptide-containing protein, whose amino-acid sequence MTTDRNKRQRRVKGLIAGAAGAALLLAGGTWALWSDSDSVNGGIITAGNLELSAPSDAYFFDISTSGTIDPTTGVYTPRISAARGDQTHHPRWFLSQALLGGTAQLPCWTPYNSYFHDPTTENAHDIPFIADWHMVPGDRIVAIWPIEVALEGDNLVAELTLDGLPALNALPPYFTDPTFDVWVDGDQASAVNAAGQLVALLQADNEPNGTNDPGIPVVTNTTITGNANACVVLAVTFDGDTVKDRMHATRILGALQNVDITLKQTREPGIGHYFW is encoded by the coding sequence ATGACAACCGATCGAAACAAGCGCCAACGGCGCGTTAAGGGCCTGATCGCCGGCGCGGCCGGCGCTGCTCTTCTCCTGGCCGGCGGCACCTGGGCTCTCTGGTCGGACTCGGACAGCGTCAACGGTGGCATCATTACCGCCGGCAACCTCGAATTGAGCGCGCCCAGCGATGCCTACTTCTTCGACATTTCCACCAGCGGCACAATTGACCCGACAACAGGCGTCTACACCCCGAGGATCTCGGCAGCTCGTGGAGACCAGACCCACCACCCACGTTGGTTCCTGTCTCAGGCCCTGCTTGGCGGCACGGCCCAGCTGCCCTGCTGGACCCCCTACAACTCGTATTTCCATGACCCCACCACGGAAAACGCTCATGACATCCCCTTTATTGCCGATTGGCATATGGTTCCGGGCGACCGGATTGTGGCGATTTGGCCAATTGAGGTTGCACTTGAGGGTGACAACTTGGTGGCCGAGCTGACGCTCGACGGCCTGCCCGCCCTAAACGCCCTGCCCCCGTATTTCACTGACCCAACTTTCGACGTCTGGGTCGACGGTGACCAGGCTTCGGCGGTTAATGCTGCCGGCCAGCTGGTGGCATTACTGCAGGCGGACAACGAACCCAATGGGACAAACGATCCCGGGATTCCGGTCGTTACCAACACCACGATCACCGGCAATGCCAACGCCTGCGTGGTCCTGGCTGTCACCTTTGATGGGGACACTGTCAAGGACCGGATGCACGCAACCCGGATCCTCGGTGCGCTGCAAAATGTAGACATCACGCTGAAGCAGACGCGCGAACCGGGCATCGGACACTACTTCTGGTGA
- a CDS encoding DUF3516 domain-containing protein, whose product MIWPGVPVEATADQLYEAYLAWAVDLGYELYPHQDEAVMALATDDNLILSTPTGTGKSLVAAGALAFAVQRGGRAVYTAPIKALVSEKFFDLASWFGADKLGLMTGDASVNPEAPIICCTAEVLAHLALRHGQTTGFETVVMDEFHYYADPDRGWAWQVPLLEMTNSRFALMSATLGDVSFFKQDLQRRTGRPVTAITDAPRPVPLSYEYELLRTPELVTELIKTYRTPAYLVHFTQREAVEAAGTLLSLPLIGRDQQDQIGQALGDFKFKAGFGQQLSKLVRRGIGVHHAGMLPVYRRLVERLAGEGLLAVICGTDTLGVGINVPIRSVVLTSLVKFDGRRLRRLKAREFHQIAGRAGRAGYDSDGHVIVQAPAHAIEQMKAQAKAQATGRKTKKTPAAPKGQVSWSQQTLDKLKQAEPEKLVSQMRFSAAMALQLLERPGDPVKAAYNLLSDNHEPKAARNKLLRQGARVYRALKSGDLVTHSGAHSEPPRIRLTAHLPADFALNQPLTPFALAAIELLDPDSDSYALDVVSCFEATLEGPKAILIAQEKAAKSETLARIKAEGWDYYERMDALDQVTYPEPLKDMLEAAMRVYRQGHPWVDDSQLEPKSIVRLMREGAMTFHEFVSRFGVVRTEGGLLRYLTDAYHALDRSTPATARKGLAPIVGWLEAVVTGVDSSLLTEWEELVGVGSDQTSKWHPSPNSPTGSRR is encoded by the coding sequence GTGATTTGGCCAGGTGTCCCGGTAGAGGCGACGGCGGACCAGCTCTATGAGGCCTACCTGGCCTGGGCGGTTGACCTGGGCTATGAGCTCTATCCGCACCAGGATGAGGCCGTCATGGCCCTGGCCACCGATGACAACTTGATTTTGTCGACCCCGACTGGCACGGGCAAGTCCCTAGTGGCGGCTGGCGCCTTGGCCTTTGCGGTCCAGCGAGGCGGCCGGGCGGTCTACACCGCACCGATCAAGGCGCTGGTTTCAGAGAAGTTCTTTGACCTGGCCAGTTGGTTTGGAGCAGACAAACTGGGTCTGATGACTGGCGACGCCTCGGTCAACCCTGAGGCGCCCATCATTTGTTGCACGGCCGAGGTGCTGGCCCATCTGGCCCTACGCCACGGCCAAACCACTGGTTTCGAGACGGTGGTGATGGATGAGTTCCACTACTACGCCGACCCAGATCGCGGTTGGGCTTGGCAGGTTCCACTACTGGAAATGACCAACAGCCGGTTTGCGCTGATGAGCGCCACCCTTGGAGACGTCAGCTTCTTCAAACAAGACCTTCAACGCCGCACCGGCCGGCCGGTCACCGCCATCACTGATGCGCCCCGGCCGGTGCCACTGAGCTACGAATACGAGCTGTTGCGCACGCCTGAGCTGGTCACCGAGCTGATCAAGACCTACCGCACACCGGCCTACCTGGTCCACTTCACACAACGTGAGGCCGTTGAGGCGGCCGGCACCTTGTTGTCGTTGCCGTTGATTGGCCGGGACCAACAGGACCAAATTGGCCAGGCCCTGGGCGACTTCAAGTTCAAAGCTGGCTTTGGCCAGCAGCTGTCGAAACTGGTCCGCCGCGGCATTGGCGTCCACCATGCCGGCATGCTGCCGGTCTACCGGCGCCTGGTGGAACGCCTAGCCGGTGAGGGACTGCTGGCGGTGATATGTGGGACCGACACCCTTGGGGTCGGGATCAATGTGCCGATTCGCTCGGTCGTACTGACCAGCTTGGTCAAATTCGACGGTCGCCGCCTTCGCCGGCTCAAAGCCAGAGAGTTCCATCAAATCGCCGGACGTGCCGGCCGGGCCGGCTACGACTCTGACGGCCACGTTATTGTCCAAGCCCCAGCCCACGCCATCGAGCAAATGAAAGCCCAAGCCAAGGCTCAAGCCACCGGCCGCAAAACCAAAAAGACTCCGGCCGCGCCAAAGGGCCAGGTGTCCTGGTCACAGCAAACCCTCGACAAGCTCAAACAAGCCGAACCGGAGAAGCTTGTCTCTCAAATGCGCTTTTCCGCCGCCATGGCCCTGCAGTTGCTCGAGCGCCCGGGTGATCCGGTCAAAGCGGCCTACAACTTGCTGAGTGACAACCACGAACCGAAAGCAGCGCGAAACAAGCTACTGCGCCAAGGCGCCAGGGTTTACCGGGCGCTCAAATCCGGTGATTTGGTGACCCACTCCGGGGCCCACTCCGAACCACCCAGAATTCGCCTAACAGCGCATCTTCCGGCCGATTTCGCATTGAACCAGCCACTCACGCCATTCGCGCTGGCGGCCATTGAGCTGCTCGACCCCGATTCGGACAGCTATGCCTTGGATGTGGTGAGCTGCTTTGAGGCCACCTTGGAGGGACCCAAGGCAATTCTGATCGCCCAGGAGAAGGCGGCCAAATCCGAAACCCTGGCCCGTATCAAGGCCGAAGGCTGGGATTACTACGAGCGTATGGACGCCCTTGACCAGGTAACTTATCCAGAACCGCTGAAGGATATGTTAGAGGCTGCAATGAGGGTCTACCGCCAAGGCCACCCTTGGGTAGATGATAGTCAACTGGAACCGAAGTCGATTGTTCGGCTAATGCGGGAAGGAGCAATGACGTTCCACGAGTTCGTATCAAGATTCGGGGTGGTACGAACCGAAGGAGGTCTTTTGCGCTACTTGACAGACGCGTATCATGCTCTTGACCGCTCTACACCCGCAACGGCGCGAAAGGGGCTCGCACCGATTGTCGGCTGGCTCGAAGCGGTCGTTACTGGAGTTGATTCGTCACTGTTGACTGAATGGGAGGAGTTGGTTGGCGTTGGTTCTGACCAAACGTCCAAGTGGCACCCCAGCCCTAATAGCCCTACAGGAAGCCGGCGTTGA